The following proteins are co-located in the Paludibaculum fermentans genome:
- a CDS encoding AAA family ATPase, producing the protein MNVPEASSAAAQASRAVRTLRELFLSGRPLTYVRTTEEERVARILAELSPAIPVEGRDSAIPVWSWSLTDGLRRAGDATAQPGTESATGVLAFIAATPEPGLYHLKDFHEAMRESALVRRHLRDLYATCTDRNKFIVITSPIHDVPEELERSLAYVELRTPDIAEITAFVRDETSGHAQPPSSEVIAGLAPALLGLTLEEIRYTLRRATAGGTPLSEESRPALLEEKRLLVSRGGVLEFISTPTTMDAVGGLENMKKWLLERRKLFDLRDSLSKEIVPKGVLMMGIPGCGKSLCVKAISAHFQLPLYRMDMVEVFSGRHGKPETAFADACHQMEDIAPAVLWFDEIEMAVTANESSGEQGRIFAFFLTWMQEKTPGLFVAATANRIDLLPAEMIRKGRFDEVFFVDLPTEEERTEIFRIHLSRRGYDPDTLNLPQLMEFTKGWTGAEVEQCVISAITKAKLSDTTVNPKDLLTLAARSVPLSRTMREQINHIRAWAFERAIKATPAKGAER; encoded by the coding sequence GTGAACGTTCCAGAAGCCTCCTCGGCCGCGGCACAGGCCAGCCGCGCCGTCAGAACCCTCCGCGAGCTTTTCCTCTCCGGCCGGCCCCTCACTTACGTCCGCACGACGGAGGAAGAACGGGTCGCCAGAATCCTGGCGGAGCTCTCGCCGGCGATACCCGTGGAGGGCCGCGACAGCGCTATCCCGGTCTGGTCGTGGAGCCTCACCGATGGCCTCAGGCGCGCCGGAGACGCCACCGCGCAGCCAGGTACGGAGTCCGCAACGGGCGTCCTCGCCTTCATCGCCGCCACCCCCGAGCCCGGCCTCTACCACCTCAAGGATTTCCACGAGGCCATGCGCGAGTCGGCGCTCGTGCGGCGCCACCTGCGCGACCTGTACGCCACCTGCACCGACCGCAATAAATTCATCGTCATCACCTCCCCCATCCACGACGTCCCGGAGGAGCTCGAGCGCTCGCTCGCTTACGTCGAACTCCGCACACCCGACATCGCGGAAATCACCGCCTTCGTCCGCGATGAAACGAGCGGGCACGCCCAGCCGCCATCCAGCGAAGTGATCGCAGGGCTCGCGCCCGCCCTCCTCGGCCTCACTCTCGAAGAGATCCGCTACACCCTGCGCCGCGCGACAGCGGGCGGAACGCCGCTATCGGAGGAATCCCGGCCCGCCCTTCTGGAAGAAAAGCGCCTGCTCGTCAGCCGCGGCGGTGTACTCGAGTTCATCTCCACCCCGACCACCATGGATGCGGTCGGCGGACTTGAGAACATGAAGAAATGGCTGCTCGAACGCCGCAAGCTCTTCGATCTGCGTGATTCGCTCAGCAAGGAGATCGTGCCCAAAGGCGTGCTCATGATGGGCATTCCGGGCTGCGGCAAGAGCCTCTGCGTCAAGGCGATCTCGGCCCATTTCCAACTGCCCCTGTACCGCATGGATATGGTCGAGGTCTTCTCCGGCCGTCATGGCAAACCCGAAACTGCGTTCGCCGATGCGTGCCATCAAATGGAGGACATCGCGCCGGCGGTGCTCTGGTTCGACGAGATCGAGATGGCCGTCACCGCCAACGAATCCAGCGGCGAACAGGGCCGCATCTTCGCTTTCTTCCTCACCTGGATGCAGGAAAAGACGCCCGGCCTGTTCGTGGCCGCCACCGCCAACCGGATCGACCTGCTGCCCGCCGAGATGATCCGCAAAGGCCGCTTTGACGAGGTGTTCTTCGTCGACCTGCCCACCGAAGAGGAGCGCACCGAGATCTTCCGCATTCACCTGTCACGCCGCGGCTATGATCCCGACACGCTGAACCTTCCGCAGCTCATGGAATTCACCAAGGGCTGGACGGGCGCCGAAGTGGAGCAGTGCGTCATCAGCGCCATCACGAAAGCGAAGCTCTCGGACACGACCGTGAATCCGAAGGACCTGCTCACGCTGGCGGCCCGCTCAGTGCCCCTGTCCCGCACCATGCGCGAACAGATCAACCACATCCGGGCATGGGCCTTTGAGCGCGCCATCAAGGCAACGCCGGCGAAGGGCGCGGAACGCTGA
- a CDS encoding efflux RND transporter permease subunit: MHVSKIFIDRPVMTALVTFAIILFGVVGFRALPVAALPSVDYPTIQVQAALPGADPETMASAVATPLEREFSTIAGVKSMNSTNSQSSTSITVQFELKRDIDSAAQDIQSAIAKAGGQLPPNMPRPPSYQKVNPAEQPVLFLSLTSDTLPLYTVDEYAETLLAQRISMASGVSRVTVYGSQKYAVRVQVNPDAMSARGIGIDEVASAIQKNNVNLPTGKLYGSRQAFTVQSNGQLTSADQFRPLVVAWRNGQPVRLSELGNVLDTVENDKAAAWFKGKRGLTLAVQRQPGTNTVEVVDNILALLPQFRRELPASVELQIAFDASQSIRGSIRDVEFTLVLTVCLVILVISLFLRNLSATMIPGVAVPLSIVGTFAVMYLLGYSLNNLSLMALTLSVGFVVDDAIVMLENIVRYMEMGHPRMEAALLASKEIGFTIVSMTVSLVAVFIPVLFMGGIVGRLLHEFAVTITVAILISGFVSLSFTPMLGSRFLKFDHGAKHGRTYMALERGFNGLAWAYDVTLRGVLRHQFITILMSFALLGGTVYLFITMPTGFIPSQDSGFMFGVTRAGQDISYESMANHQLAVASIIQKDPAVEGAIAVAMPGNQGFVFVRMKDRDQRNRSVDDVMASLRPQLAEVPGIMTFLQNPPPITVSGQFSTSAYQMTMQSSNLKEMYDWVEPLMTKMRTLPGFVDINTDLQIASPQVMVEIDRDRAVSMGVTPQQIQDALYSAYGNRQISTIYTPANEYSVILEVDQNFQKNPESLEKLYVRSSQSKLVPLDSLVKRHRTVGPLSVNHFGQLPAVTVAFNLKPGYSLGEAADAVMSAVRELRMPATIGVNFQGTVKEFQESFQGLSVLLIVAILVIYIVLGILYESFIHPITILSGLPSAVFGALVTLRLFHKELDLYAFVGLIMLFGVVKKNAIMMIDFALEAQRVEGKPAHEAIYEGCKLRFRPIMMTTVAALFGTLPIALKYGEGADARQPLGLAVVGGLIVSQFLTLYITPVIYLYMERFQRWLRPETPLQLENVSRMASR, encoded by the coding sequence ATGCACGTATCCAAGATCTTCATCGACCGGCCGGTGATGACCGCGCTGGTCACCTTCGCCATTATCCTGTTTGGCGTCGTGGGCTTCCGGGCCCTGCCGGTGGCGGCACTGCCGAGTGTGGACTACCCGACGATTCAGGTCCAAGCCGCGCTGCCAGGCGCCGATCCGGAGACCATGGCCTCCGCGGTGGCCACTCCGCTGGAGCGGGAGTTCTCGACCATTGCCGGCGTGAAGTCGATGAACTCGACCAACAGCCAGAGCTCGACGTCGATCACCGTACAGTTCGAACTGAAGCGGGACATCGATTCCGCCGCGCAGGACATCCAGTCGGCTATCGCGAAAGCGGGCGGGCAGTTGCCGCCCAACATGCCGCGGCCGCCTTCCTATCAGAAGGTGAATCCGGCGGAGCAGCCGGTGCTGTTCCTGTCGCTCACTTCGGACACCTTGCCGCTGTACACGGTGGACGAGTATGCCGAGACGCTGCTGGCGCAGCGCATTTCGATGGCGAGCGGCGTGTCACGCGTGACGGTTTACGGCTCGCAGAAGTATGCCGTGCGCGTGCAGGTGAATCCGGATGCGATGTCGGCGCGCGGCATCGGGATCGATGAGGTGGCCAGCGCGATCCAGAAGAATAACGTGAACCTGCCGACGGGCAAGTTGTACGGTTCCCGGCAGGCGTTCACGGTGCAGTCGAACGGCCAGTTGACCAGCGCCGACCAGTTCCGGCCGCTGGTGGTGGCCTGGCGCAATGGGCAGCCGGTGCGCTTGTCGGAGCTCGGCAACGTCCTGGATACAGTGGAGAACGACAAGGCGGCGGCGTGGTTCAAGGGCAAGCGCGGCTTGACCCTGGCCGTGCAGCGGCAGCCGGGCACGAACACGGTAGAGGTGGTGGACAACATCCTGGCGCTGCTGCCGCAGTTCCGCCGCGAGCTGCCGGCCTCAGTGGAGTTGCAGATCGCCTTCGACGCGTCGCAGTCGATCCGGGGCTCGATCCGGGATGTGGAGTTCACGCTGGTCCTGACGGTGTGCCTGGTGATCCTGGTGATCTCGCTGTTCCTGAGGAATCTCTCGGCGACGATGATTCCCGGCGTGGCGGTGCCGCTGTCGATTGTGGGCACGTTCGCCGTGATGTACCTGCTGGGCTACAGCCTGAATAACCTTTCGCTGATGGCCTTGACGCTCTCAGTGGGCTTTGTGGTGGACGACGCCATCGTGATGCTCGAGAACATCGTGCGCTACATGGAGATGGGCCATCCGCGCATGGAGGCGGCGCTGCTGGCCTCGAAGGAGATCGGGTTCACCATCGTCTCGATGACCGTCTCGCTGGTAGCGGTGTTCATCCCAGTGCTGTTCATGGGCGGCATTGTGGGCCGGCTGCTGCACGAGTTTGCGGTGACCATCACGGTGGCGATTCTCATCTCCGGCTTCGTCTCGCTGAGCTTCACGCCGATGCTGGGCAGCCGGTTCCTGAAGTTCGACCACGGCGCGAAACACGGCCGCACCTACATGGCGCTGGAGCGCGGCTTCAACGGGCTGGCCTGGGCGTACGATGTGACCCTGCGCGGCGTGCTGCGGCACCAGTTCATCACGATCCTGATGTCGTTTGCGCTGTTGGGCGGAACAGTCTACCTGTTCATCACCATGCCCACCGGTTTCATCCCCAGCCAGGACAGCGGCTTCATGTTTGGCGTGACCCGCGCCGGACAGGACATCTCGTACGAGTCGATGGCGAACCACCAACTGGCCGTGGCGAGCATCATCCAGAAGGATCCGGCGGTGGAAGGCGCCATCGCCGTGGCGATGCCGGGCAACCAGGGCTTCGTCTTCGTCCGGATGAAGGACCGCGACCAGCGGAATCGCAGCGTGGACGACGTAATGGCCTCGCTGCGGCCGCAATTGGCGGAGGTGCCGGGCATCATGACCTTCCTGCAGAATCCGCCGCCCATTACGGTGAGCGGGCAGTTTTCGACCAGCGCCTACCAGATGACCATGCAGAGCTCCAATCTGAAGGAGATGTACGACTGGGTGGAGCCGCTAATGACGAAAATGCGGACGCTGCCCGGCTTTGTCGACATCAATACCGACCTGCAGATCGCCAGCCCGCAGGTAATGGTGGAGATCGACCGCGACCGCGCGGTGTCGATGGGCGTCACGCCGCAGCAGATCCAGGACGCGCTCTACAGCGCCTATGGCAACCGGCAGATCTCGACCATCTACACGCCGGCCAACGAGTACTCGGTGATCCTGGAGGTGGACCAGAACTTCCAGAAGAATCCGGAGTCGCTGGAGAAGCTCTACGTGCGCTCGTCGCAGAGCAAGCTGGTCCCGCTGGACTCGCTGGTGAAGCGGCACAGGACCGTGGGTCCGCTCAGCGTGAATCACTTCGGGCAGTTGCCTGCCGTGACCGTGGCCTTCAACCTGAAGCCCGGCTACTCGCTGGGTGAGGCGGCCGATGCGGTGATGTCTGCGGTGCGCGAACTGCGCATGCCGGCCACGATCGGCGTGAACTTCCAGGGCACGGTGAAGGAGTTCCAGGAGTCGTTCCAGGGGCTCTCAGTGCTGCTGATCGTGGCGATCCTGGTGATCTACATCGTACTGGGGATCCTGTATGAGAGCTTCATCCACCCCATCACGATTCTGTCGGGCCTGCCTTCGGCGGTCTTTGGCGCGCTGGTGACCTTGCGGCTCTTCCACAAAGAGCTCGACCTGTATGCCTTCGTGGGTTTGATCATGTTGTTCGGCGTCGTCAAGAAGAACGCCATCATGATGATCGACTTTGCCCTGGAGGCGCAGCGGGTGGAAGGCAAGCCCGCGCACGAGGCGATCTATGAGGGCTGCAAGCTGCGCTTCCGGCCCATCATGATGACCACGGTGGCGGCCCTGTTCGGCACGTTGCCGATCGCGTTGAAGTACGGTGAAGGCGCCGACGCCCGCCAGCCGCTGGGGCTGGCCGTGGTGGGCGGCCTGATTGTGTCGCAATTCCTGACGCTGTACATCACTCCGGTGATCTACCTCTACATGGAGCGGTTCCAGCGCTGGCTGCGGCCCGAGACGCCGCTTCAGCTCGAGAATGTGTCGCGGATGGCTTCGAGATAA
- a CDS encoding glycoside hydrolase family 99-like domain-containing protein, giving the protein MTRRELLATPALLVQNPPAVPEYQIGAYYFPNYHVDPRNERTHGRGWTEWELVKHALPRYEGHRQPRKPLWGYEDESNPRVFEKKIDAAASHGLNHFIFDYYWYNDGPYLNRCLDRGYLGSANHQKVKFALMWANHDWLDIHPARAGVRAPLLYPGALTRDAWDWMTDNIVTRYFAHPSYWRPGGLPYFSIYELYKFVDSMGGTEEAAAALQQLRNKAGRIHINAVVWGVKLLPSETTITNPNQMLKLLGIDSVTSYVWIHHFPLTTFPSEPYERAAQFMYSYWRKAAADFNIPYHPNVTMGWDASPRTCQSDTFEDRGYPFMPMLSGNTPEAFRRALQECKRFLDSQRNMLKIFNINAWNEWTEGSYLEPDTENGLGYLEAIRDTFSS; this is encoded by the coding sequence ATGACTCGACGCGAGCTCCTAGCCACGCCAGCCCTCCTGGTCCAGAATCCGCCCGCAGTGCCCGAATACCAGATCGGCGCCTACTACTTCCCTAATTATCACGTCGACCCTCGCAACGAACGCACTCACGGCCGGGGCTGGACCGAATGGGAGCTCGTGAAACACGCTTTGCCCCGCTATGAGGGCCATCGCCAGCCGCGCAAGCCGCTGTGGGGCTATGAGGACGAATCCAACCCCCGCGTCTTCGAGAAGAAGATCGACGCGGCCGCCAGCCACGGTTTGAACCACTTCATCTTCGACTACTACTGGTACAACGACGGACCCTACCTGAACCGCTGTCTCGATCGCGGCTACCTGGGCTCCGCCAACCATCAGAAGGTGAAGTTCGCGCTGATGTGGGCCAATCACGACTGGCTCGACATCCACCCGGCCCGGGCCGGTGTTCGCGCTCCGCTGCTCTACCCCGGAGCCCTCACCCGTGACGCCTGGGATTGGATGACCGACAACATCGTCACCCGCTACTTTGCCCATCCCTCTTACTGGCGTCCCGGCGGCCTGCCCTATTTCTCGATCTACGAGCTCTACAAGTTCGTCGACTCCATGGGCGGCACGGAAGAGGCCGCGGCGGCGCTGCAGCAGTTGCGCAACAAGGCCGGCCGCATCCACATCAATGCGGTGGTCTGGGGCGTGAAGCTGCTGCCCAGCGAGACCACCATCACCAACCCCAATCAGATGCTCAAGCTGCTGGGCATTGACAGCGTGACCAGTTATGTCTGGATCCACCACTTCCCGCTGACCACCTTCCCGTCAGAGCCCTATGAACGCGCCGCCCAGTTCATGTACTCCTACTGGCGCAAGGCCGCGGCCGACTTCAACATTCCCTATCACCCCAACGTCACCATGGGGTGGGACGCCTCGCCGCGCACCTGCCAGTCCGACACGTTTGAGGATCGCGGCTACCCGTTCATGCCGATGCTCAGCGGCAATACGCCGGAAGCGTTCCGCCGCGCGCTGCAGGAGTGCAAACGCTTCCTCGACAGTCAGCGGAACATGCTCAAGATTTTCAACATCAATGCGTGGAATGAATGGACCGAAGGCAGCTACCTCGAGCCTGATACCGAAAACGGCCTGGGTTATCTCGAAGCCATCCGCGACACATTCTCGAGCTGA
- a CDS encoding SagB/ThcOx family dehydrogenase: protein MPPPTAPVREPTADSIVLPVPPALPDGPTLDHCLRNRRSSRSFLPDSLTLAETSRLLWAAQGYTGLGGLRTAPSAGAFYPVRSYLLAASVKGLAAGFYGFDTDAGSLRLLRKGERRKSLARAVAGQTCVEECAVALLLTGWYKRAAREFGDAAPRLAAMECGHIGQNFCLQATALGLGAIGLGRLDPEAVRLLLRLPEDEEPLYLLLAGRV from the coding sequence ATGCCACCCCCGACAGCTCCCGTGCGTGAGCCCACGGCGGACTCCATCGTGCTGCCGGTGCCGCCGGCTCTGCCCGACGGGCCGACGCTGGATCACTGCCTCCGCAATCGGCGTTCTTCGCGCAGCTTCCTGCCGGATTCGCTCACGCTTGCTGAAACCAGCCGGCTCCTGTGGGCCGCGCAGGGCTACACCGGGCTGGGCGGGCTCCGCACCGCACCCTCCGCCGGAGCCTTCTACCCCGTCCGCTCTTATCTCCTGGCCGCCTCCGTGAAGGGGCTCGCGGCCGGCTTCTACGGTTTCGACACCGATGCCGGCAGCCTTCGCCTGCTTCGCAAGGGAGAACGGCGCAAGTCCCTGGCCCGCGCCGTCGCCGGCCAGACCTGTGTCGAGGAGTGCGCTGTCGCCCTGCTGCTCACCGGTTGGTACAAGCGGGCCGCCAGGGAGTTCGGTGACGCTGCCCCCCGCCTGGCTGCCATGGAGTGCGGACACATCGGCCAGAACTTCTGCCTGCAGGCGACGGCCCTCGGCTTGGGGGCGATCGGCCTGGGCCGCCTGGATCCCGAAGCCGTACGCCTGCTGCTCCGTCTACCCGAGGACGAGGAGCCGCTATATCTCCTACTCGCGGGCCGTGTCTAG